A window of the Narcine bancroftii isolate sNarBan1 chromosome 4, sNarBan1.hap1, whole genome shotgun sequence genome harbors these coding sequences:
- the LOC138762468 gene encoding general transcription factor II-I repeat domain-containing protein 2A-like has translation MKEKRAVLELLRKADQSKITLKKWMKSTNSSTSAHFVAAQEIARHGKQFTDGEYIKELFIKISEHLCLDFKNKSEIVQKISDMPLSAKTVKDRAIKVAENITSQLIRDINSAPAYSNACDESKDVSDIQQIALLCRDVNSAGPQEEIIELIPPKGQTWGEDICEAMLDCLETKEINTTHLVSATTDGAPSMTGAQKGFVILLQKSLERKLLIFHCILQQEALCTQTFPPECTEVMNLVIQIVNKIMAKGLNHQQFCSLLEEVDSTYSDLLLHSKVRWLSKGEVLKQFAVCLELVKTFLESKGLTFPELKQPDWMEKLDMTVHLNMLDRSLQGKGGTALQMLEEVLAFKRKMTVFARDVQRGTLSHFPFLKEFKEAHNQINYEHFQRAITAMQTAFGERFCPSLSLP, from the coding sequence ATGAAAGAAAAAAGAGCAGTTTTGGAACTGCTGCGGAAAGCTGATCAGAGTAAAATTACTTTGAAGAAGTGGATGAAATCTACAAATTCAAGTACTTCTGCTCATTTTGTGGCAGCTCAGGAGATAGCCAGGCACGGGAAGCAGTTCACAGATGGGGAATATATAAAAGAATTGTTTATCAAGATATCAGAACATCTATGCTTGGACTTCAAAAACAAGAGTGAAATTGTTCAGAAAATCAGCGATATGCCACTCTCTGCAAAGACTGTCAAGGACAgggccataaaagtggcagaaaaTATCACCAGTCAACTAATTAGGGACATTAATTCGGCTCCAGCGTACTCAAACGCCTGTGACGAATCAAAAGATGTAAGCGATATTCAGCAAATAGCACTATTATGCAGAGATGTGAACTCTGCTGGGCCGCAGGAAGAAATCATTGAGTTGATACCACCTAAAGGCCAAACATGGGGGGAGGACATCTGTGAGGCTATGTTAGATTGCTTAGAGACCAAAGAAATAAACACCACCCACCTGGTGTCAGCAACTACTGATGGGGCACCGAGTATGACAGGGGCACAGAAGGGGTTTGTGATTTTACTGCAGAAGTCGCTAGAAAGAAAACTGCTGATATTTCACTGCATTCTGCAACAAGAAGCATTGTGCACTCAAACGTTTCCTCCGGAATGCACAGAAGTGATGAATCTTGTCATACAGATAGTGAACAAAATAATGGCAAAAGGATTAAACCACCAACAGTTCTGTTCATTATTGGAAGAAGTTGATAGCACATACTCTGATCTCCTGCTGCACAGCAAAGTCCGGTGGCTGTCCAAAGGAGAGGTGCTGAAGCAGTTTGCTGTGTGTCTGGAGCTTGTAAAAACTTTCCTGGAAAGCAAAGGGCTCACCTTTCCGGAGCTAAAACAGCCAGATTGGATGGAAAAGCTGGATATGACAGTGCACCTTAACATGCTGGACAGAAGTCTTCAGGGGAAAGGAGGCACagccctgcagatgctggaggaggtTTTGGCGTTTAAGCGCAAGATGACAGTGTTTGCTAGAGATGTACAGAGAGGTACGCTGTCTCACTTCCCCTTTTTGAAAGAGTTCAAAGAAGCACATAATCAGATCAATTACGAGCATTTTCAGCGTGCAATCACTGCAATGCAAACTGCGTTTGGGGAGAGATTCTGTCCTTCCCTGTCACTCCCCTAA